The genomic stretch TTCGGCCGTGTCCTCAAAATAGGTCTGAAGACAGACCACATCACCGCCAACACCTTCCTCAAGTGCTTCTGCGATGCAAAACGGACAGATGAAGCTGTGGACGTACTGCTTCATAGGATGTCCGAGCTTGGCTGTGTGCCTGATGTCATCTCATACTCTATTGTTCTCAAGAGGTTATGTGAAGATAGCAGAAGCCAGCAAGCACTTGACCTGCTCCAGACGATGGCGAAACAAGGGGGTGTCTGTTCCCCCAACGTGGTGGCATACAGCACAGTCATCCATGGCTTCTTTAGGGAGGGCCAAGTAGGAAAGGCATGCAATCTTTTCCATGCAATGATGCAACAAGGGGTTTTGCCTGATGTAGTGACATACAACTCAGTTATTGATGCGCTGTGCAAGGCCAGAGCAATGGACAAGGCAGAGCTGATCCTTCGGCAGATGGCCGGCAATGGCGTTCAACCAAATAAAGTGACATACAATTGCATGATCCATGGATATTCCACATCAGGGCGGTGGAAAGAGTCAACTAATATGTTCAGAGAAATGACAAAACGGGGTCTGATACCAGATATTGTTACTTGCAACTCGTTCATGACCTCCCTTTGCAAGCATGGAAGAAGCAAAGAAGCTGCAGAAATTCTTGCTGCCATGGCTGCCAAGGGACACAAACCTGATATCCTCTCATACTCTATTTTGCTACATGGATATGCCAGTGAAGGATGCTTCGCTGATATGATCAATCTCTTTAACTCAATGAAAGACAATGATATTGTACCCAACTGCCATGTTTTCAGCATATTAATTGGTGCATATGCTAGGTGTGAAATGATGGATGAAGCGATGCTCATTTTTGCAGAAATGCGGGAACAAGGAGTGTGTCCAGATGTAGTCACCTATTCAACTGTAATAGCCGCACTTTGTAGAATGGGTAGACTGGGAGatgctgttgacaaattcagtgAGATGATTGTTGTGGGAATACAACCGGAAAAGGTTGTTTATCATTGCTTAATTCAGGGTTGTTGTATGCATGGTGATCTGGTTAAAGCTAAAGAGTTGGTTTCTCAAATGATGAACAAAGGTATCCCTCGCCCTAACATCGTCTTCTTCAATTCAGTAATAAACAGTCTATGCAAAGAAGGAAGGGTTGTGGATGCACAAGATATATTTGACTTAGTTATACACATTGGTGAGAGGCCAGATGTCTTTACTTTTAATTCACTGATTGACGGGTATGGCTTAGTCGGCAAGATGGATACAGCACTTGGAATACTTGATGTCATGGTATTAGCAGGTGTTCAGCCTAATGTTGTTACATATAGTACACTTGTGAATGGCTATTTTAAAAATGGAATGGTCGATGATGGTTTGGCTCTATTCACAGAAATGCTGTCCAAGAGAGTT from Lolium rigidum isolate FL_2022 chromosome 4, APGP_CSIRO_Lrig_0.1, whole genome shotgun sequence encodes the following:
- the LOC124647077 gene encoding protein Rf1, mitochondrial-like, with the protein product MSRIRLRHCASTPMSRLRPLRHSSSYTSTSRCSRSWSPAASFAAATDRVRAGTLSQEDAHNLFDELLRQATPLPERSLNDFLIALARAPSYDDRRSGPALGVALFNRVCREDAGPQVASPTVCTYNIIMDCCCRARRPDLGLALFGRVLKIGLKTDHITANTFLKCFCDAKRTDEAVDVLLHRMSELGCVPDVISYSIVLKRLCEDSRSQQALDLLQTMAKQGGVCSPNVVAYSTVIHGFFREGQVGKACNLFHAMMQQGVLPDVVTYNSVIDALCKARAMDKAELILRQMAGNGVQPNKVTYNCMIHGYSTSGRWKESTNMFREMTKRGLIPDIVTCNSFMTSLCKHGRSKEAAEILAAMAAKGHKPDILSYSILLHGYASEGCFADMINLFNSMKDNDIVPNCHVFSILIGAYARCEMMDEAMLIFAEMREQGVCPDVVTYSTVIAALCRMGRLGDAVDKFSEMIVVGIQPEKVVYHCLIQGCCMHGDLVKAKELVSQMMNKGIPRPNIVFFNSVINSLCKEGRVVDAQDIFDLVIHIGERPDVFTFNSLIDGYGLVGKMDTALGILDVMVLAGVQPNVVTYSTLVNGYFKNGMVDDGLALFTEMLSKRVKPTTVTYGTILDGLFRAGRSDDAKKRFHEMIESGITVSVSIYNIILGGLCRNNCANEAITLFHKLGEMNVKFDIATFNIMIDAMYKVRRREDANNLFAAISTSGLVPNAWTYSIVIKNLLKEGLVEEAGNIFSSMEKIGCALSSRLVNDIIRMLLEKGEIAKAGDYLSKVDGKNISLEASTTSLMLSLFSRNGKYREDVKLLPAKYRFFKGLG